One genomic segment of Sminthopsis crassicaudata isolate SCR6 chromosome 4, ASM4859323v1, whole genome shotgun sequence includes these proteins:
- the HDDC2 gene encoding 5'-deoxynucleotidase HDDC2, which produces MASAPSASGGTRNLLQFLRLVGQLKRVPRTGWVYRNVEKPESVSDHMYRMAIMAFVTEDKHLNKDRCVRLALVHDMAECIVGDIAPADNIPKEEKHKREKEAMKQLTQLLSEDVKKEIYDLWEEYENQSSAEAKFVKQLDQCEMILQAFEYEDVENKPGRLQEFYDSTTGKFSHPEIVQIVSELTAERNAKIAARTSEPHP; this is translated from the exons ATGGCTTCTGCTCCCAGCGCCAGCGGCGGGACCCGGAACCTGCTCCAGTTCTTGCGGCTGGTGGGTCAGCTCAAG AGAGTACCACGTACAGGCTGGGTATACAGAAATGTTGAAAAGCCAGAAAGTGTATCAGATCATATGTACAGAATGGCTATCATGGCTTTTGTAACTGAAGATAAGCATCTTAATAAAGACAG ATGTGTCCGACTCGCCCTGGTTCACGATATGGcagaatgcattgttggtgataTAGCTCCTGCAGATAACAtccccaaagaagaaaaacacaagCGAGAAAAG GAAGCTATGAAGCAATTAACCCAGCTGTTATCAGAAGATGTCAAGAAGGAAATCTATGATCTCTGGGAA GAGTATGAGAACCAGTCCAGTGCAGAAGCCAAGTTTGTGAAACAGCTGGACCAATGTGAGATGATTCTCCAGGCATTTGAGTATGAGGACGTAGAAAACAAACCTGGGAGGCTTCAGGAATTCTATGACTCAACTACAG gAAAATTCAGCCACCCTGAAATAGTCCAGATTGTTTCTGAACTTACAgcagaaagaaatgctaaaatagCTGCAAGAACCAGTGAGCCTCATCCTTGA